The genome window AAGATCCTGCAAAAGTGTGTTGACGTAGCGCCTGGTTGGAAGTTGACTTTGCAGATCGGTCAGGAACTCGACGAAACGCTCGCAATACAAAACTTGGTCTGGCTTGGCGTTGTCGGTATGAAGGAGGTTCAGGAAGTTGAGGACAGAGGTATACAACCAGGACCGCTCAAAACGTAAACGGGCTTTGGTAGCATCATCAGCCGCGTCATATCGCTTTGCAGATGCCCTCCAGGCCTTCCTCCATTGTGTGTTGGAATCAAGTATGGCATCCCGCTTGTCGTCTGTGGAAATATTATGCCATATGGAGATGGAAACTAGAGGCGCGCATTCTTTCCGTACAATGGTACAGTCGAGACTCAAAAAAGCATGAATGATGAAAAGAAGCACATGGGTCTTGATGGCCCATGAAAGAGAGCTGTCCACGGTCAGGGATAGCGCACGTCGAAAGAGGTCGGAGAAGTCAGCGGGGCGATCACTAAATATGTCTGATGCAAATTGATGTCAGTACTTCAAGGTTGTGTCAAGTTTTGGGATAGGGAGAACTTACCCCAAGTGTCTAGCCTTTCCCTCCGCTTCGCGTTCACTATCAAGATAATGAGAAGAACATGAAAGTTGGACGAGTCCTCGCCATACCCAGGCCACAAGTAGCTGTACCCATCATTGTCAGATCAACCGAGTTATGATTCAAGACCAAGATCCCAACATACCTCTCCAATGCCTGCAAGCCCTCAAGGACCAAAAGTGATTTGAGGGGGAagttctccttctccagagTGTCCCAGATCTCTCTCTTCAAGACATCattgttgaccttgacctccGCTGGTTTCCTTGGCAGCCAGTGCTGCCGTGCAAGTGTCGCAAACTCGCTCTGGCCCTCCAGGTCCTCGACTGTTGGGCGACCCGACGCAGCGTTCGATCCGGAATTGGCGCTGCTCTTGACTCTTTTGGCGGGAGGCATTGTGGCTGCTGAGGGAGTCGTGGGCAGCAGGGCGAGGTGCAGGATCAAGAAGTTGTTGATGCGTTGCGCGGCCGCATGAATCTGGAAATTTATTTATCATAGCGACTGGGACGCGGCAAACCAGCTCCAAGCTCCCGTCCTCCAAGACAGGCATCCAGTCAGCCTTGTCCACTGTGCGTCAATCACTGTAGCCCACTGTCACATGTTGGCGTCCAGCAGTGCCCCGCTGTTTTTGCCGCTAACCGCTGGGGATCAGACCCACCTCCAAATTCCCATCCTGGACATGCCTGCtgcatcaacatccatcaGCCTTGCCTGTTCGCGATAATCTTCCATCCTGCACCTTCAATTGAACCCCAGCCTCTTTGCCATTCGAGACAACAGCACAAGTCCCAGCTTCTTAATTGTAAGGAACATACATGGATGCTTGATCTTCAGATAACGCCACCGCCTCAATTCAACTACCCCTCACGATGCCGGCGACAATCGTCGACAGCCATGGCATACCGGCTGTCGCCAAAGCTGGCGAAGGAATTCGCCAGCTTTTAGAACATGCCGAAACCGTCAAGCGAACTTCGTCAATAGAACCACCTCTTATCGAATCCCACTTTGATGATCTTCGCGGTCGAATGAACAGCGTATACGATGAGGAGCCTATGGACGATTCGAGCGAGGCGAAGACGGCGCGTTTCGCCATCATCGAGACCGCTGTGCGCGATACATTCAAATATTTGGTGGTGAGTCGGACAATACACACTTGAGTTCTCGAATGTATGCTCACACTATGTAGTCAAGAGCATCGATCGATTCACCCGAGTTCGTCAAAGTTTGGAACCTCTTTGACATCCTCTCTATCCTCTCTGACAGTGAGCTTTGCGACCCTGCCCTTCTGCTGTGGCTTGTGGAGGAATTACTCGATAGCCAGACAGTGGCCGGTTGCCGTAAGGTCTTTGACTTCCTCGAGTCGCGCCGCGAAAGGATCACAGCGAAGCACTTTAAGCAAAAACAGCTCGTCATTCTTCGAACCTGCAATGAGCTCTTACGGCGTCTGTCCAGGGCTCTGGACCCAGCATTCTCTGGTCGAGTCTTGATCTTCATGTTCCAAAGTTTTCCCTTGGGGGATAAAAGCTCGGTCAACTTGCGGGGAGAGTTCCATATCGAGAACGTCACCACTTTCGACCAGATCCCGGCAAAGACCGACGGGGATGGGGACAAGATGGATGTGGACACGGATGTCGGCACAACCGGTGACGGTTCACGGAGAGGCAGGTCCAACGATGTCGACacgaaaaagaaggcgcTGGACCCAGATGCTCTGTATCCAATTTTCTGGGGGTTGCAGGAGTTTTTCAACCAGCCAAAGCTCCTTTTCGAGGCCAGTCATTTTGCCTCGTTCAAGTCCGGGCTCGAGGCCACCATGGCTACCTTTTTGAGCATGAAATTTGAACAGCCACCCCGCGTCAAGGAAAGGCCAGACAGGTCAGTCGAGGAGCCGAAACACACCCTCAAGCGAAAGCGAGAAGAGAGCAACGATGCTCTCTCTAGCGGCTTCAACCCCAAATACCTTACCAGCAGGGATTTGTTCAAGCTTGAGATCAGTGATCTGACATTCCGGCGGAATATTTTGATCCAGgcactcatcatcatggagTTTTTGCTTGCTCTTTCACCAAAAGCTAAAGAGAAGCTGGCCACCGTAAAGGTGCCAAACAAGTCTGTCACTTACTCGGAAAAGACACTGAGTGAAGAAGACATCAAATGGGTTGTGGAGACGAAGGAGTCCATCAAATCATACCTCAAACTCGGCCCAGAAGGACCACACTTTTGTCGACTTGTCGAAACGGTACTTTCAAGAGATAAGAACTGGGTGCGGTGGAAAGTCGAGAATTGTCCTCCGATCGAGCTGCCGCAACTGTCGCCAGACGTGTTTGTCGAAGCCAGAACCAACGCCGGAAAACTCGCGACTACCAAGCGGCTACGACCTACCCCTATGGGCTCTCTCAATCTAGACTTcctcgaggatgatgacgaggaaagAGCtctgaagaagctcaaggatTGCCACCGCTACAAAGTTCCTAGTCTCGACAGCTACAAAAAAGGAATAGCCGATGATGACTTCGAAATCGGAATGCCAACAAACAACGAGTCCAAGACGGCAGCTATTGAAGGCAAGGCCAGTAAGGCTTGGCGAGCGCTGAGAATTGCGAGCAAGAGCAAGCTGGTTCTCTTTGACAAGATCGAAGATGACGACAAGATTGATGTCATCTTTGAAGAGCTACCTGCTGAgaaagacgaggatgatCAAGAAATCACGAATGGCGAAACCGCCTTCCCCGAGGATAGGAGGCCAATTGTGGTTGTGGACGCTGGTAAACATTCTCGGGCTGCTACAGGTCTTGCAAAGCAGCTCTATGCGCATCATCCGAAAACGTTTACCAAGGTGGCCGTCCATGTAACACGCAAACCGGCAGAGGGCGAAGTAAACGGGAAGGACTTTCATTTTGTTGATACCCAGGCTTTCAACATGATGCGGGACGGAGATCAGTTTCTCGAGTTcagcgaggagggtgatgacaCTCACGGCACAAGTaggaaggtggtggatgccaTCGTCGACAACGATAGAGTTGCCGTGATGGAGATGACTTTTGAGGTAAGCTTCCAGCATGTCCTGAACACATGTTGCTGGCATGTGTACTGACTTTCATTACAGGCTGCGCAGCAGGTTAAGGACAATGGCTATGATGCCAGATTCATCTTCATCCAAGCTCCCGCTCCCGAGGTGCGGGAGGGCCAACTCAAAGAGAACGGCCTGTCTGAAGAACAAGTGCAGCAAGAAATCAAGGCGGCTACAGAGGCGGCAGAACACGCCAAGTCGTCGCCAGGGTTTTACGAAGCGGTGGTAGATGCAGAGTATCAGGCCTTGGAGACGGCGATTTTTGGCGTGGAGATTGGGACAGATAGTATGGAGGCTGGGGCCCCGGCCGTGACAGACGAAGGcgatgggaagaaggaggagggtggtggcgatGTTGCCATGGATGATGCGATGCCCTTGTCGTAATTTTATCGCATCTAGCCGGTGTGGCTGCCTTGTCTTGTTACTAGCTGTCAAATGAATGATACCCCATAGCTACTATTACTTGTTTACTTCTGGACTCTCGGGTACCGGTGCCGCGGGTTCAACCATCATCGCCCTTACCATCTGGCGGTGCATAGATACAGGCCTCGAGGGATGATAAACAGACCTATCGACCATCTTGAGACCCGGCCGGCAATTCTGAGTCCATTGATGCTTGTTCAACCACTCTCGCTATTTTGAAGGCCGATTGACTGTCTTTTGGGTCTCGTCGACGATATGCAGGGTTGTAATACTCCTGCTGGTTGCTGTTTGGGGTCGGTGATGCTGGTATGGTTGGAAGGCTCCACCATCGGGGACCGCGATCGCTAGGTGGTTATCATTTGATCCAGACTTCAACGCCAACAATCTTCTCTTACCT of Podospora pseudopauciseta strain CBS 411.78 chromosome 7 map unlocalized CBS411.78m_7, whole genome shotgun sequence contains these proteins:
- a CDS encoding uncharacterized protein (COG:F; COG:Y; EggNog:ENOG503NZEE), coding for MPATIVDSHGIPAVAKAGEGIRQLLEHAETVKRTSSIEPPLIESHFDDLRGRMNSVYDEEPMDDSSEAKTARFAIIETAVRDTFKYLVSRASIDSPEFVKVWNLFDILSILSDSELCDPALLLWLVEELLDSQTVAGCRKVFDFLESRRERITAKHFKQKQLVILRTCNELLRRLSRALDPAFSGRVLIFMFQSFPLGDKSSVNLRGEFHIENVTTFDQIPAKTDGDGDKMDVDTDVGTTGDGSRRGRSNDVDTKKKALDPDALYPIFWGLQEFFNQPKLLFEASHFASFKSGLEATMATFLSMKFEQPPRVKERPDRSVEEPKHTLKRKREESNDALSSGFNPKYLTSRDLFKLEISDLTFRRNILIQALIIMEFLLALSPKAKEKLATVKVPNKSVTYSEKTLSEEDIKWVVETKESIKSYLKLGPEGPHFCRLVETVLSRDKNWVRWKVENCPPIELPQLSPDVFVEARTNAGKLATTKRLRPTPMGSLNLDFLEDDDEERALKKLKDCHRYKVPSLDSYKKGIADDDFEIGMPTNNESKTAAIEGKASKAWRALRIASKSKLVLFDKIEDDDKIDVIFEELPAEKDEDDQEITNGETAFPEDRRPIVVVDAGKHSRAATGLAKQLYAHHPKTFTKVAVHVTRKPAEGEVNGKDFHFVDTQAFNMMRDGDQFLEFSEEGDDTHGTSRKVVDAIVDNDRVAVMEMTFEAAQQVKDNGYDARFIFIQAPAPEVREGQLKENGLSEEQVQQEIKAATEAAEHAKSSPGFYEAVVDAEYQALETAIFGVEIGTDSMEAGAPAVTDEGDGKKEEGGGDVAMDDAMPLS